From a single Selenihalanaerobacter shriftii genomic region:
- the panC gene encoding pantoate--beta-alanine ligase, translating into MEVYHTIAEIRNFVREQKITGNSVGFVPTMGYLHQGHLTLMEEARKENDIVVVSIFVNPTQFGPDEDYGEYPRDLSRDVELATGVGVDVVFSPQTEEIYLPNSATTVEVEGLTNHLCGATREGHFTGVCTIVSKLFNIINPDRAYFGQKDAQQVLVIKRMVKDLNFDIDIVTVPIVREKDGLAISSRNKYLGQDEREAALVLYQALQIAQNLIGSGERDRDIIKQQLVERIDREPLAEIDYVDIVNQNNLEEAEEIKGEILIALAVYIGKTRLIDNLMLEVDK; encoded by the coding sequence ATGGAAGTTTATCATACCATTGCTGAAATTAGAAATTTTGTTAGAGAGCAAAAAATTACAGGAAATTCTGTAGGCTTTGTACCAACCATGGGGTATCTTCATCAAGGTCATTTAACTTTAATGGAGGAAGCAAGAAAAGAGAATGATATAGTTGTAGTCAGTATTTTTGTGAATCCTACTCAATTTGGACCGGATGAAGATTATGGAGAGTATCCACGGGATTTATCTAGAGATGTAGAGTTGGCTACAGGAGTAGGAGTAGATGTAGTTTTCTCCCCTCAAACAGAAGAAATTTATCTGCCAAATTCAGCAACTACAGTAGAAGTAGAAGGTTTAACTAATCACTTATGTGGTGCTACTAGGGAGGGACACTTTACAGGGGTCTGTACTATTGTTAGTAAGTTATTCAATATTATAAATCCAGACCGTGCTTACTTTGGACAAAAAGATGCACAACAAGTTTTAGTGATAAAGAGAATGGTTAAGGATTTGAATTTTGATATAGATATAGTAACAGTACCGATTGTAAGAGAGAAGGATGGATTGGCAATCAGTTCTCGAAATAAATATTTAGGCCAGGATGAACGAGAAGCAGCATTAGTTTTATACCAAGCACTCCAAATAGCACAAAATTTAATTGGATCAGGAGAGAGAGATAGAGATATTATCAAGCAGCAATTAGTTGAGAGGATTGATAGAGAGCCATTAGCTGAGATTGATTATGTAGATATAGTAAATCAAAATAATCTAGAAGAAGCAGAAGAAATTAAAGGGGAAATCTTAATTGCTTTAGCAGTTTATATTGGTAAGACGCGTTTGATAGATAATCTAATGCTGGAGGTGGACAAATAA
- the panD gene encoding aspartate 1-decarboxylase, producing MIRIMHKSKIHRATVTDANLDYVGSITIDQKLLEEADILPNEKVQVVNNNNGTRFETYVISGERGSGDICLNGAAARKAQPGDTVIIISYGLINETEAKELEPKVILVDEDNNILHQEE from the coding sequence ATGATAAGGATAATGCATAAATCTAAGATTCATAGAGCAACAGTAACTGATGCTAACTTGGATTACGTAGGTAGTATTACTATTGATCAAAAATTATTGGAAGAAGCAGATATTTTACCTAATGAAAAAGTACAAGTGGTCAATAATAATAATGGAACAAGATTTGAAACATACGTGATTTCTGGAGAGAGAGGATCAGGAGATATCTGTCTTAATGGGGCAGCGGCTAGAAAAGCTCAACCTGGAGATACGGTTATTATAATTTCTTATGGATTAATAAATGAAACTGAAGCTAAAGAATTAGAACCAAAGGTTATCTTAGTAGATGAAGATAATAATATTCTACACCAGGAAGAATAA